From Hartmannibacter diazotrophicus, a single genomic window includes:
- the cobN gene encoding cobaltochelatase subunit CobN: MHILATDIRSLDDTVQAVDLGQSAGEIVFLSFSDSDLALMAAAHEAAGPDAPSLRLAKLADLRHPYSVDLYLEKVAAKARFVLIRCLGGMDYWRYGIEELARAARSLGLDLAVVPGDHMEDPRLDEASTLAGPDLRRLWSWFQAGGPENARSALGWLSERLGRDAAWTEPQALPSFGIANEFCPEEHGPGAPRALIVFYRSLLAAADTAPIAALGQRLSVDGFNVTAVYVTSLKALDVVEPLGQWIEAHRPDVILNTTAFSAKLGHEGTVLDRADAPVIQVALAATYREAWQDSSRGLGAADFAMNVVLPEVDGRLVAGAISFKDRAERSETLEFARAVHSPDDASIAHASELAKRWTGLRRQPTSERRIALVLSDYPAKGGRTAYAVGLDGPASIAAIADDLRAAGYAIADLPDAQSLIRALESASIVRFSLEDYRVAFARLPDAFRQAVAAAWGESATDPAVDEDAFVLKVLEAGNLAIAVQPDRGSRDSRANDYHDPNLPPSHGYIAFYLWLAKAFRADAMIHLGTHGTLEWLPGKAVALSETCAPRVLTGSLPVIYPFIVNNPGEAAQAKRRIAGLTIGHLTPPLRKAGLHGATEEIEGLLDEFANAQTMDRRRAEQLADVILDRARESGLAEDCGLVGDLTREEALTRLDAWICDIKDMRIGDGLHVFGRAPEPEQLAETVAAIRAGSGLEADDIANRLSASANAERDALIAALSGRFVRPGPAGAPSRGRLDVLPTGRNLYTVDPRQVPTRTACEIGKRTADAVIARYLQDHGDWPRRIVIDLWGSASMRTGGDDLGQAFALLGVRPTWDAASARVGGFEVIPLATLGRPRVDVTLRISGLFRDVFETQIALFDAAVRAVAERTDEGEDQNPLIASAAEPRIFGAAPGAYGIGFGRRIVTGDWTSRDELAGDYLSASGHAYGAGHDGKTRPDALAGRIAGADAFVHVQDLAGQDILDADAFAEHEGGFAAAAKHLGAAPAFYHVDATRADASNVHTLREEVARVVRGRATNPRWLAGQMRHGHRGAAEIAETIGNLYALAATSGEVESGQFDRLYAATLGDEVVRGFMQEANPDAARSAARAFDEAQRRGLWLTRRNSIAADLAEMLEATR, translated from the coding sequence ATGCACATCCTCGCCACCGATATCCGCTCGCTGGACGACACCGTCCAGGCGGTGGATCTCGGCCAGAGCGCGGGCGAGATCGTCTTCCTGTCCTTTTCCGATTCCGATCTGGCGCTGATGGCCGCCGCCCATGAGGCTGCAGGGCCGGACGCGCCCTCGCTTCGCCTCGCCAAACTTGCCGACCTGCGCCATCCCTATTCGGTGGACCTCTATCTCGAAAAGGTCGCCGCGAAGGCCCGCTTCGTGCTGATCCGCTGTCTCGGTGGCATGGACTACTGGCGCTACGGCATCGAGGAACTGGCCCGCGCCGCGAGAAGCCTGGGCCTCGATCTTGCCGTCGTGCCGGGCGACCACATGGAGGACCCGCGCCTCGACGAAGCCTCCACGCTGGCCGGGCCGGATCTGCGCCGCCTCTGGAGCTGGTTTCAGGCCGGAGGCCCGGAGAATGCCCGCTCGGCGCTCGGCTGGCTTTCCGAACGTCTCGGCCGCGATGCCGCCTGGACTGAGCCGCAGGCCCTGCCCTCCTTCGGCATCGCCAATGAATTCTGCCCCGAGGAACACGGCCCCGGAGCGCCTCGGGCACTCATCGTCTTCTATCGCTCGCTGCTCGCCGCCGCCGATACGGCCCCCATCGCAGCACTTGGCCAGCGCCTTTCGGTGGACGGCTTCAACGTGACGGCCGTCTATGTAACAAGCCTCAAGGCCCTGGACGTCGTCGAACCGCTCGGCCAATGGATTGAGGCGCATCGCCCGGACGTGATCCTCAACACCACCGCCTTTTCCGCCAAGCTTGGCCACGAGGGAACGGTGCTCGATCGGGCCGACGCGCCGGTCATCCAGGTCGCGCTCGCCGCCACCTATCGCGAGGCGTGGCAGGACAGTTCACGCGGCCTTGGCGCGGCCGATTTCGCCATGAACGTCGTGCTGCCGGAGGTTGATGGTCGCCTCGTTGCCGGCGCCATCTCGTTCAAGGACCGGGCCGAACGGTCCGAAACACTTGAATTCGCGCGCGCAGTCCACAGTCCGGACGATGCATCCATCGCCCATGCCAGCGAACTGGCCAAGCGCTGGACAGGCCTTCGCCGCCAGCCAACCTCGGAGCGACGTATCGCGCTGGTTCTCTCCGACTATCCGGCCAAGGGAGGCCGCACGGCCTACGCGGTCGGCCTCGACGGGCCGGCCAGCATTGCCGCCATCGCTGATGACCTGCGCGCGGCGGGCTATGCGATCGCAGACCTGCCCGACGCGCAATCTCTCATCCGCGCTCTCGAAAGCGCATCCATCGTCCGGTTCTCGCTGGAAGACTATCGCGTCGCCTTCGCCCGGCTTCCCGATGCCTTCAGGCAGGCCGTTGCCGCCGCCTGGGGCGAGTCAGCGACCGACCCTGCCGTCGATGAGGATGCCTTTGTCCTCAAGGTGCTCGAAGCCGGCAATCTCGCCATCGCGGTCCAGCCGGATCGAGGCAGCCGCGATAGCCGCGCCAACGACTATCACGACCCGAACCTGCCGCCGAGCCACGGCTATATCGCCTTCTATCTCTGGCTCGCGAAGGCCTTCCGCGCCGATGCGATGATCCATCTCGGCACCCACGGCACGCTGGAGTGGCTGCCGGGCAAGGCCGTGGCGCTGTCCGAGACCTGTGCCCCGCGCGTGCTCACAGGCTCGCTGCCGGTCATCTATCCCTTCATCGTCAACAACCCCGGCGAAGCCGCGCAGGCCAAGCGCCGCATTGCGGGCCTGACCATCGGGCACCTGACTCCGCCGCTCCGCAAAGCCGGGCTCCATGGCGCGACGGAGGAGATCGAGGGTCTGCTCGACGAATTCGCCAACGCCCAGACCATGGACCGCCGCCGCGCCGAGCAGCTTGCCGACGTCATTCTGGACAGGGCGCGCGAGAGTGGACTTGCCGAGGACTGCGGCCTTGTGGGCGACCTCACCCGCGAGGAGGCGCTGACCAGGCTCGACGCGTGGATTTGCGACATCAAGGACATGCGCATCGGCGACGGGCTGCACGTTTTCGGGCGCGCGCCGGAGCCGGAGCAGCTTGCGGAGACCGTAGCCGCCATCCGCGCCGGCAGCGGCCTTGAGGCGGACGACATCGCCAACCGGCTATCGGCCTCGGCAAACGCCGAACGCGACGCCTTGATAGCAGCCCTCTCCGGCCGTTTCGTGCGGCCAGGCCCCGCCGGAGCGCCCTCGCGCGGCCGGCTCGACGTGCTGCCGACCGGCCGCAATCTCTACACCGTCGATCCGCGTCAGGTGCCGACCCGCACCGCCTGCGAGATCGGCAAGCGCACCGCCGACGCGGTGATCGCCCGCTATCTTCAGGACCATGGCGACTGGCCGCGGCGCATCGTCATCGATCTCTGGGGCAGCGCCTCGATGCGCACCGGCGGCGACGATCTCGGACAGGCCTTCGCCCTCCTCGGCGTCCGTCCGACGTGGGATGCCGCCTCCGCCCGCGTCGGCGGCTTCGAGGTCATCCCGCTTGCCACGCTCGGCCGTCCGCGCGTGGACGTGACGCTCCGAATTTCTGGCCTCTTCCGCGATGTCTTCGAAACGCAGATCGCCCTCTTCGACGCAGCCGTCCGCGCCGTCGCCGAACGGACCGACGAGGGCGAGGACCAGAACCCGCTCATTGCCTCTGCCGCTGAACCGCGCATCTTCGGGGCCGCCCCCGGCGCCTATGGCATCGGTTTCGGGCGGCGCATCGTCACCGGCGACTGGACCTCGCGCGACGAACTGGCGGGTGACTATCTCAGCGCCAGCGGCCATGCCTATGGTGCCGGTCATGACGGCAAGACGAGGCCAGATGCCCTCGCCGGCCGCATTGCCGGGGCCGACGCCTTCGTCCACGTGCAGGATCTCGCCGGCCAGGACATTCTCGACGCCGACGCCTTCGCCGAGCATGAGGGCGGTTTTGCGGCGGCGGCCAAGCATCTCGGCGCGGCGCCCGCCTTCTACCATGTCGACGCCACGCGCGCGGACGCCTCGAACGTCCACACCCTGCGGGAAGAAGTCGCCCGGGTCGTGCGGGGCCGTGCCACCAACCCGCGCTGGCTCGCCGGCCAGATGCGCCACGGCCACCGGGGCGCGGCGGAAATCGCCGAGACGATCGGCAATCTCTATGCCCTCGCCGCGACATCCGGCGAGGTGGAGTCCGGCCAGTTCGATCGTCTCTACGCGGCGACCCTTGGCGACGAGGTGGTACGCGGCTTCATGCAGGAGGCAAATCCGGACGCTGCCCGCTCCGCTGCGCGTGCCTTCGACGAAGCCCAGCGGCGCGGTCTCTGGCTGACCCGCCGCAATTCCATCGCCGCAGATCTGGCCGAAATGCTGGAGGCCACGCGATGA
- a CDS encoding amidohydrolase family protein — protein MFDLVVRHANLPDGRTDIDIAVVDGHIARVEPAIETEGAKEIDATGQLVTPPFIDPHFHMDATLSLGQPRLNRSGTLLEGIALWGELKPLLTQEAVVERALKYCDLAVSKGLLAIRTHVDVCDDRLLAVEALLHVKETVKDYIDLQLVAFPQDGYLRSKTAVANLDRALFMGVDVVGGIPHFERTMEDGAESVRTLCRIAAEKGLPVDLHCDETDDPMSRHVETLAAETIRHGLQGRVVGSHLTSMHSMDNYYVSKLIPLMAEAQLHAIPNPLINITLQGRHDTYPKRRGMTRVPELMAAGINVALGQDCCMDPWYSLGSADMLDVAHMAIHVGQMTSLDAMRRCFDAITYNSAKAMELEGYGLEVGCNADFVVLQARDPIEAIRQRATRLVVVRRGKVISRTAPIYSELMVPGRPAWVDGSTYAPPAEE, from the coding sequence ATGTTCGATCTGGTCGTTCGCCACGCCAACCTGCCCGACGGGCGCACCGACATCGACATCGCGGTCGTCGACGGCCACATCGCCCGCGTCGAGCCGGCCATCGAGACGGAGGGCGCCAAGGAGATCGACGCGACGGGACAGCTCGTGACGCCGCCCTTCATCGATCCGCATTTCCACATGGACGCGACGCTGTCGCTCGGTCAGCCGCGGCTGAACCGCTCCGGCACGCTTCTGGAAGGCATCGCGCTCTGGGGCGAATTGAAGCCGCTGCTGACGCAGGAGGCTGTTGTCGAGCGCGCGCTGAAATACTGCGACCTCGCCGTCTCCAAGGGCTTGCTGGCGATCCGCACCCATGTCGACGTCTGCGATGACCGGCTGCTCGCCGTCGAGGCGCTTCTCCACGTCAAGGAGACGGTGAAAGACTACATCGACCTGCAGCTCGTCGCCTTCCCGCAGGACGGCTATCTGCGCTCGAAGACCGCCGTCGCCAATCTCGACCGTGCCCTCTTCATGGGCGTCGATGTCGTCGGCGGCATCCCGCATTTCGAGCGGACGATGGAGGACGGCGCAGAATCGGTCAGGACTCTCTGCCGGATCGCAGCCGAAAAGGGCCTGCCCGTCGACCTGCACTGCGACGAGACCGACGACCCCATGTCCCGCCACGTCGAAACGCTCGCGGCCGAGACCATCCGCCATGGCCTTCAAGGACGCGTCGTCGGCTCGCACCTGACGTCCATGCATTCGATGGACAACTACTACGTTTCCAAGCTCATTCCGCTGATGGCGGAGGCCCAGCTTCATGCCATTCCGAACCCGCTGATCAACATCACCCTGCAGGGACGCCACGACACCTATCCGAAGCGCCGCGGCATGACGCGCGTGCCGGAACTGATGGCGGCCGGCATCAACGTCGCCCTCGGTCAGGATTGCTGCATGGATCCCTGGTATTCGCTCGGGTCCGCCGACATGCTGGATGTCGCCCACATGGCGATCCATGTCGGCCAGATGACCTCGCTCGACGCCATGAGGCGCTGCTTCGACGCCATCACCTACAATTCGGCCAAGGCGATGGAACTTGAGGGATACGGCCTCGAGGTCGGCTGCAATGCCGATTTCGTGGTGCTTCAGGCCCGCGACCCGATCGAGGCGATCCGCCAGCGCGCGACCCGGCTCGTCGTGGTCCGGCGCGGCAAGGTCATTTCGCGCACCGCACCGATCTACAGCGAGCTCATGGTGCCGGGCCGTCCGGCCTGGGTCGATGGCTCCACCTACGCGCCGCCGGCCGAGGAGTGA
- a CDS encoding DUF1636 family protein — protein MSGNDKAEVTLFVCTSCRRTLDETETLFDHPGEAIHAAMEARLADEPAIRVEAVDCLAVCKRPATVALSGDGFWTYLVGDLTAEANLDEIEAATRAYLASGNGIIPWRERPVSFRKGVVARMPPLPGRARPAAATPNSTIRNKEAAAS, from the coding sequence ATGAGCGGCAACGACAAGGCCGAGGTGACGCTTTTCGTCTGCACCAGTTGCCGGCGAACGCTGGACGAGACCGAAACGCTGTTCGACCATCCGGGCGAGGCCATCCATGCCGCAATGGAAGCCCGCCTTGCCGACGAACCGGCGATCCGTGTCGAAGCCGTGGATTGCCTCGCCGTCTGCAAGCGCCCCGCTACCGTCGCCCTCTCGGGCGACGGATTCTGGACCTATCTCGTCGGCGACCTGACCGCGGAGGCCAATCTCGACGAAATCGAGGCGGCCACCCGCGCCTATCTTGCCTCCGGCAACGGCATCATCCCCTGGCGCGAGCGCCCGGTCTCCTTCCGCAAGGGCGTCGTCGCGCGCATGCCGCCCTTGCCGGGCCGCGCCAGGCCGGCCGCCGCAACGCCGAATTCAACGATCAGGAACAAGGAGGCAGCCGCCTCATGA
- the cobW gene encoding cobalamin biosynthesis protein CobW, with product MSTLAKTPVTIVTGFLGAGKTTLIRNILETANGRRLALIVNEFGDIGVDGDILRSCGIESCTEENIVELANGCLCCTVADDFIPAIEALLSNPNPPEHIIVETSGLALPKPLVKAFDWPTVRSRLTVDGVVAVVDGAAVAAGRFADDPEAVQAQRAGDESVDHDNPLEEVYEDQLLCADLVILNKTDLLSDDERRTVSGEITAAIPRAVKVVEASEGKVAAEVLLGLSAAAEDDLANRPSHHDTEEEHDHDDFESFAVAIEATDNPEALVASLASLTEAHDILRIKGFVEVKGKPMRLLVQGVGNRFRHQFDRPWTPGEKRASRLVVIGEKGLDRAAIERALAGLTAKAA from the coding sequence ATGAGCACGCTCGCAAAGACCCCCGTCACCATCGTCACCGGCTTTCTCGGCGCGGGCAAGACGACCCTGATCCGCAACATCCTCGAAACGGCCAACGGCCGGCGGCTCGCCCTCATCGTCAACGAGTTCGGCGACATCGGCGTCGACGGCGATATCCTGAGAAGCTGCGGCATCGAGAGCTGCACGGAGGAGAATATCGTCGAGCTCGCCAACGGCTGCCTCTGCTGCACCGTCGCCGACGATTTCATCCCGGCGATCGAGGCGCTTCTTTCCAATCCCAATCCGCCCGAACACATCATCGTCGAGACCAGCGGCCTCGCGCTGCCCAAGCCACTCGTGAAGGCCTTCGACTGGCCGACGGTGCGCTCGCGCCTGACGGTCGACGGCGTCGTCGCCGTGGTTGACGGCGCAGCCGTCGCCGCCGGCCGCTTCGCCGATGACCCTGAGGCGGTCCAGGCCCAGCGCGCCGGGGACGAGAGCGTCGATCACGACAATCCGCTGGAGGAGGTCTACGAAGACCAGTTGCTCTGCGCCGACCTCGTAATCCTGAACAAGACCGATCTGCTTTCGGACGACGAGCGCCGCACCGTTTCCGGCGAGATCACGGCCGCCATTCCGCGTGCGGTGAAGGTCGTCGAAGCGAGCGAGGGCAAGGTCGCAGCCGAAGTGCTGCTCGGCCTCTCCGCCGCCGCCGAGGACGATCTCGCCAACCGGCCGTCGCACCACGACACCGAGGAAGAGCACGACCACGACGACTTCGAGAGCTTCGCCGTCGCGATCGAGGCGACGGACAATCCCGAGGCGCTTGTCGCGTCCCTCGCAAGCCTCACCGAAGCGCATGACATCCTGCGAATCAAGGGCTTCGTCGAGGTGAAGGGCAAGCCGATGCGTCTGCTCGTGCAGGGCGTCGGCAATCGCTTCCGCCATCAGTTCGACCGGCCCTGGACGCCGGGTGAAAAGCGCGCCAGCCGCCTCGTCGTCATCGGCGAAAAGGGCCTCGACCGCGCCGCGATCGAGCGCGCTCTGGCCGGTCTGACGGCAAAGGCGGCATAA
- a CDS encoding CbtB domain-containing protein, which translates to MTTTTTTAKTGIDSRANVRLAALFAFALGGTLIFLTGFAGADVLHNAAHDTRHTMSFPCH; encoded by the coding sequence ATGACGACAACAACGACAACTGCCAAGACCGGCATCGATTCCCGCGCCAACGTGCGCCTTGCCGCACTGTTCGCCTTCGCACTTGGCGGCACCCTCATTTTCCTGACCGGCTTTGCCGGGGCCGACGTGCTGCACAACGCTGCGCACGACACGCGCCACACGATGAGCTTTCCCTGCCACTGA
- the cobO gene encoding cob(I)yrinic acid a,c-diamide adenosyltransferase, whose product MTEAIGDRHKAKMEKRKAVQDAEVASKTILEKGLLIVHTGPGKGKSTAALGLIVRALGQGFKVGVVQFIKGAWDTGERRLLETLGKGRIEWHAMGEGFTWETQDRERDVAAARRAFDKAKDLMADPEIRLLVLDELNIALRYDYLPLDEVVEVLKNRRPDLHVVVTGRNAKPELIETADLVTEMTLVKHHFAAGVRAQPGIEF is encoded by the coding sequence ATGACCGAGGCGATCGGCGACCGCCACAAGGCGAAGATGGAAAAGCGCAAGGCCGTGCAGGATGCCGAGGTCGCGTCCAAGACAATCCTCGAGAAGGGGCTGCTGATCGTTCACACCGGGCCGGGCAAGGGAAAATCCACCGCCGCGCTGGGGCTCATCGTCCGGGCGCTGGGGCAGGGCTTCAAGGTCGGTGTCGTCCAGTTCATCAAGGGCGCCTGGGATACGGGCGAGCGGCGGCTTCTGGAAACGCTCGGCAAGGGCCGCATCGAATGGCATGCGATGGGCGAGGGGTTCACCTGGGAAACGCAGGACCGCGAGCGCGACGTCGCCGCCGCCCGGCGGGCCTTCGACAAGGCGAAGGACCTGATGGCCGATCCGGAGATACGGCTCCTGGTGCTCGACGAGCTCAACATCGCGCTGCGCTACGACTATCTGCCGCTCGACGAGGTTGTGGAGGTGCTGAAGAACCGCCGGCCGGACCTGCACGTGGTCGTCACCGGGCGCAACGCCAAGCCGGAACTGATCGAGACGGCCGATCTCGTCACCGAAATGACCCTTGTGAAGCATCACTTCGCCGCTGGCGTTCGGGCGCAGCCGGGCATCGAGTTCTGA
- a CDS encoding papain-like cysteine protease family protein produces the protein MKYDVPLIPQSTNMGCWAASIAMILAWRNSASYDPTLIAANNGGTNYVPSLTSGLNPNDRYILERNGFALEAPQCYMPQAISNRLSSNGPLWVASAVPSPHIRVVTGMEGERLWINDPWPVGSGARYVRTFTQFFGQMENLGAQELDEPAPIYVAYLAA, from the coding sequence ATGAAATATGATGTTCCTCTTATTCCGCAGTCGACGAATATGGGTTGCTGGGCGGCAAGCATCGCCATGATCCTGGCATGGCGAAATTCGGCATCCTACGATCCGACGTTGATCGCGGCCAACAATGGCGGCACTAACTATGTTCCCAGCCTGACCTCCGGCCTCAATCCGAACGACCGGTATATTCTGGAGCGGAACGGTTTCGCGCTCGAAGCGCCGCAATGCTACATGCCGCAGGCCATCTCCAACCGGCTGTCGAGCAACGGGCCTTTGTGGGTGGCGAGCGCGGTACCGTCCCCGCATATTCGCGTGGTGACGGGCATGGAAGGCGAGCGCCTGTGGATCAACGATCCATGGCCGGTCGGCAGCGGCGCGCGCTACGTGCGCACTTTCACCCAGTTCTTCGGCCAGATGGAGAATCTAGGCGCGCAGGAGCTGGACGAGCCCGCTCCGATCTACGTGGCCTATCTGGCAGCCTGA
- a CDS encoding lipid kinase, translated as MTQSQDSLAPERPARQRALVMVNGNARRGREPIDAVLGRLATGGFDLELLDDDGPDALGHRLDREAGRFDCVVIGGGDGTLNMAGQHLVGRDLPLAILPLGTANDLARTLGIGPSLDQAVDVILDRNVRRIDLGEVNGHVFFNLASLGYSVSLTRSLTQDLKRRWGTFGYAMAAMKIAGQVRPFRVDFEVDGETRQTKTLQTGVGNGHFYGGGMVVSEDAQPDDGVLHVYSLEFEHWWQLAGIVPAMRLGAQGRHPSVRSFDCKELTIRTRRAHHVSADGEIVTQTPAHFRILPKAISVFAPQASEQPARFFSLRSR; from the coding sequence ATGACCCAAAGCCAGGACAGCCTTGCCCCGGAGAGGCCCGCCCGCCAGCGCGCGCTCGTCATGGTCAACGGCAATGCACGGCGGGGGCGCGAGCCGATCGATGCGGTGCTGGGCCGGCTGGCGACGGGCGGCTTCGATCTGGAACTTCTTGACGACGATGGACCGGACGCGCTGGGCCATCGCCTCGATCGCGAAGCGGGCCGGTTCGATTGCGTCGTGATCGGCGGCGGCGACGGCACGTTGAACATGGCCGGGCAGCATCTCGTCGGCCGTGACCTGCCGCTCGCAATCCTGCCGCTTGGCACGGCCAACGACCTTGCCCGAACGCTGGGCATCGGGCCTTCGCTGGATCAGGCGGTCGACGTCATCCTCGACCGGAACGTCCGGCGCATCGACCTCGGCGAGGTCAACGGCCATGTCTTCTTCAATCTGGCAAGCCTCGGCTATTCGGTCTCGCTGACCCGGAGCCTGACGCAGGACCTCAAGCGCCGCTGGGGAACGTTTGGCTACGCCATGGCGGCGATGAAGATTGCCGGTCAGGTTCGTCCGTTCAGGGTCGATTTCGAAGTGGACGGCGAGACGCGCCAGACCAAGACGCTCCAGACCGGTGTCGGCAACGGACACTTCTACGGCGGGGGGATGGTGGTCTCGGAAGATGCGCAGCCCGACGACGGGGTGCTGCATGTCTACAGCCTCGAGTTCGAGCACTGGTGGCAGCTTGCCGGGATCGTTCCGGCCATGAGGTTGGGCGCGCAAGGGCGTCATCCGTCCGTGCGCAGTTTCGACTGCAAGGAACTAACCATCCGCACCCGGCGCGCCCACCATGTCAGCGCCGACGGGGAGATCGTTACCCAGACCCCGGCGCATTTCCGGATTCTGCCGAAGGCGATTTCCGTCTTCGCGCCCCAAGCATCGGAACAGCCGGCCCGGTTCTTCAGCCTCAGATCTCGCTGA
- a CDS encoding CbtA family protein: MLTRILWVGLLAGLISGAFVALLQTVTTTPLILKAEVYETAETPAAHDHAAQKATTGDQDATPAHHHDAEAWQPEDGLQRTTVTMIATLATTIGFALMLTAAMVAAGETVTTKTALGWGVAAFFAINLAPALGLSPELPGSLAAALEDRQVWWIATVVATMVGLYLIARVDHWAAKAAGAVLIALPHIVGAPLPPDGETAVPAELAARFVAMSLGLAAIMWLSIGASVGYVWVRLSGGQASEARA, from the coding sequence ATGCTCACGCGCATTCTCTGGGTCGGGCTTCTTGCCGGCCTCATTTCCGGGGCCTTCGTCGCCCTCCTCCAGACCGTCACCACCACGCCGCTCATCCTGAAGGCCGAGGTCTACGAGACCGCCGAAACGCCTGCCGCCCACGACCACGCGGCGCAGAAAGCGACCACCGGCGATCAGGACGCGACCCCGGCTCATCACCACGACGCGGAGGCCTGGCAGCCGGAAGACGGACTCCAGCGCACCACCGTCACCATGATCGCAACCCTTGCGACCACCATCGGCTTCGCTCTCATGCTGACCGCCGCGATGGTCGCCGCCGGTGAGACCGTGACGACGAAAACCGCCCTCGGTTGGGGCGTCGCAGCCTTCTTTGCGATCAATCTCGCGCCGGCGCTGGGCCTTTCGCCGGAGTTGCCCGGCTCCCTTGCCGCGGCGCTCGAAGACCGCCAGGTCTGGTGGATTGCCACGGTCGTCGCCACCATGGTCGGCCTTTATCTCATCGCCCGCGTCGACCATTGGGCCGCAAAGGCCGCCGGTGCTGTGCTGATCGCCCTGCCCCACATTGTCGGTGCGCCGCTCCCTCCAGATGGTGAAACCGCCGTTCCGGCGGAACTGGCTGCGAGATTCGTCGCCATGTCGCTCGGCCTTGCCGCGATCATGTGGCTCTCGATCGGCGCGTCGGTCGGATACGTCTGGGTGCGCCTTTCCGGCGGGCAGGCCTCCGAGGCCCGGGCATGA
- a CDS encoding VOC family protein, with protein MSSLSLVSEQAATPRMAPEMATGAVTLNVRDLARVSDFYQEILGLVVQDQVPGRVVLGAEGGVPLVTLVETPEAAIPPRRAAGLFHMAILLPTRADLGRWVGYMAATRTPVQGAADHLVSEAIYLSDPEGNGIEVYRDRPRHEWPHENGKLKMANAPVDFDGLLAEADSEGAAWSKAPAGTRMGHIHLNVNDLTPTLSFYDGGLGLDLMATMPQALFVSAGGYHHHIGLNTWAAHAGPRREPGNLGLSLATLELPDGEALAALTDSLAAGGIAFERPSDDLALVRDPSGNRLLFAAGRQASSDQLALSEI; from the coding sequence ATGTCATCTTTGTCTCTGGTTTCCGAACAGGCCGCAACCCCGCGCATGGCTCCTGAAATGGCGACGGGCGCGGTGACGCTCAACGTCCGCGACCTTGCCCGCGTCAGCGACTTCTACCAGGAAATCCTCGGGCTCGTGGTTCAGGACCAGGTGCCGGGGCGCGTGGTTCTCGGCGCGGAGGGCGGCGTACCGCTCGTCACCCTCGTCGAGACGCCCGAGGCCGCGATCCCACCGCGCCGCGCCGCCGGTCTCTTTCACATGGCGATCCTGCTTCCGACCCGAGCCGATCTCGGCCGCTGGGTCGGCTACATGGCGGCAACGCGCACGCCGGTGCAGGGCGCGGCAGACCATCTTGTCAGCGAGGCGATCTATCTCTCGGATCCGGAGGGCAACGGCATTGAGGTCTATCGCGACCGCCCGCGCCACGAGTGGCCGCACGAGAATGGCAAGCTCAAGATGGCCAACGCGCCTGTGGATTTTGACGGTCTTCTCGCCGAAGCGGATTCGGAGGGGGCAGCCTGGAGCAAGGCGCCGGCCGGAACGCGGATGGGTCACATCCATCTCAACGTCAACGACCTGACGCCGACACTTTCCTTCTACGATGGCGGCCTCGGGCTCGACCTGATGGCGACGATGCCCCAGGCGCTCTTCGTCTCGGCGGGCGGTTATCACCACCACATCGGCCTCAACACCTGGGCGGCCCATGCCGGCCCGAGGCGCGAACCCGGCAACCTCGGCCTCTCGCTCGCAACGCTGGAGTTGCCCGACGGCGAGGCTCTTGCCGCGTTGACGGACAGTCTCGCGGCGGGTGGCATCGCGTTCGAGAGGCCGTCGGACGACCTCGCGCTTGTCCGCGATCCGTCCGGCAACCGGCTGCTCTTTGCGGCTGGCCGTCAGGCCTCGTCGGACCAGCTTGCGCTCAGCGAGATCTGA